AAAAGGGGTCCGTTCATCTGCCCGTATCCGTTCCCGAAATGGAATCTCCGTTTTGGTTACCGGAGCCGCCGGTTTCGTCGGTACCCATGTTTCGACCGCTTTGAAAAGGCGTGGGGATGGTGTTCTTGGACTTGATAATTTCAATGACTACTATGACCCTTCATTGAAAAGAGCTCGTCAAGCGCTCCTGGACCGAACCGGTGTCTTCGTTGTGGAAGGGGACATCAATGATTCGACCCTTTTAAGGAAACTATTCGAGGTTGTTCCATTTACCCACGTTATGCATTTGGCTGCTCAAGCTGGTGTCAGGTATGCCATGGAAAATCCTAGCTCTTATGTGCATAGCAACATTGCTGGTCTTGTTAGTTTACTTGAAGCTTGTAAATCTGCTAATCCACAACCTGCAATTGTGTGGGCTTCTTCGAGCTCTGTCTACGGGCTTAATAGCAAAGTTCCATTTTCTGAGAAAGATAGGACCGATCAACCTGCTAGTTTATATGCTGCTACTAAGAAAGCTGGTGAAGAGATTGCACATACTTACAACCATATATATGGTCTTTCATTAACTGCATTGAGGTTTTTCACAGTTTATGGTCCTTGGGGAAGGCCGGATATGGCATATTTCTTCTTCACTAGGGATATTTTGAAAGGGAAGACCATATCAATATTTGAGGTAGCTAATCATGGTACAGTCGCTAGAGATTTTACCTACATTGATGATATTGTGAAAGGGTGTTTAGCAGCATTGGATACTGCTGAGAAGAGTACTGGGAGTGGAGGGAAGAAGAAGGGTCCTGCTCAATTTAGGGTATACAATTTGGGGAATACTTCACCTGTCCCGGTTTCGGATCTTGTGAGTATCTTGGAGAGGCTTTTAAAGGTTGATGCAAAGAGGAATGTTATGAAGCTGCCGCAGAACGGAGATGTCCGGTTCACTCATGCAAATATTAGCTTGGCTCAGAGGGAGCTCGGATATAAGCCCTCGACTGATTTGCAGACAGGGTTGAAGAAATTTGTAAGATGGTATCTCAGCTACTATTCTGGTGGGAAAAAGGCTGCTGGATAGATTCATTGTTTTATATTGTGGTAGGATCCTCTTGTTCATTATCATTCTTATCATTGTTTTGAACATTTCTCCGTTCGATTATTTGTTGTTTCATATATCTTTAATGATGACctataaaaaaaaaaggatgatTTTTTGTGATTGATGGAGATTGTTTGCTGGTTGGGCACACCATAAAATCCTCTTTTTTCTTATCCCATGGAATGTAATTGTTGGCATTGTAGAATTCATGACTGCTAAAGCATATATGATGATTGGTGAACATGACTCATTGCTATGTAAATTCCAATTACACGATATGCCGTCGCCTGCATTGAGTTATTGTGCACATTCGTTTTTAAGAAATGACAAAAATACTAGTGTTTAGGGTTTGAATAACTTGTATTTGTGAGCTTTTGAACTCGAGGAATCGCACTATTCAATGATGTTTCATTTTTGAATCCATGATCCAGTAGGCAATCCAAGCTGACCTTTAGGAAACAGGTACATGGAAAAAATTCATTTCATACAAAATTAATATTTCAGCATGGAAGTGATAATTAGATAATATCGAACACCAATGGATAGATTTTCTTCAATGAGAAACCGATGACATAGATAAGGAAACTTACCACTTAATgaaaatttttacttttttcttttattttatataatcttTTACATTATGTGTTATCTTTTAAACcccaataatttaaattaattatttttattattagtttaGATATtgttaaatgtatatatatatttttttacatttAACACTTCACTTTtaccatatttttatattaaaattaaaattaatggaacaaatattttatattcaaTACTTAATTTCCAATAACAAATCAAACAATTTTTATAATTCAAATTCAGTATTTATTAAATTCAAcatttaacaaatatatatatttatatacctCATGAAAAATGGCGACTTTTTAAGTAAGGGTTTAACATGCTTTATGTAGCCAAAGCAAAATTACAGGGTTAATTAGAAatgatgtatgtatatatatatatgtatatgaaatagtGTTTAGGCAGCATTGCAAAAAATGAAAAATGTCTAACACGTTTGATCCCCGGGTTAGAGAGGCATGAAAAAATTCACTTTATCTGCTTTAACCAAAAACTACAATTGTACATATTTCTACTGCATTTGTTTCTCAAATGAATGATGAAAACTTTCGCAAATTGTACATTTCCACAATCTTGAATCTATAAGCTGTCTTCTATATGTATTCATGTATTAGATTCGATCAAAACGTGCGAAAATCAAGCATCACCTAAATGTATAACCTAGCATGCTAACTAATTCCAtgcaaaaatcaaatgaaattgCTCAAAAGTCGTACTTTGTTCTCCCACTCTTCAAGATGAGGCATAACATATCTGAAATGTCAGCAGAAGAGCTGAAATAGTTCCAAGCCTCGAGCATCAAGCGTTTCCTTGATCCTTTAAAATGAACAACCTACATCCAGTAAAATGAATATTACAATATATTCATACATGAAACGACTTcagaataaaatatatttaaatttcagGCTCAGCTAGcaaccaaaatgatcatgaaagGCTTAAAATACCTTGACATCCAGAGGCATGCCATGAAACTGGCCAGCACCCTCAGGCGGTGTCCAATTATATGTAGCACACGGTAAAAACAGCACTGATGCACCACCGATCTCTTTGATAAAAGCCTGAGCTTTACTAAATCTTTTTGCATCAAAAGAGGCATCGGACTTTATGACCCAGAAAAGGGCCAGCTGATCACCAAGCATTCGGGAAGCCTTCATGTATTTGGAACTATAGACTTCTAATACTTTCTGTAAAAAAGTTCTAGCCCTGCAAGCAATTTCACATTTTCAGCTTCTTTAGAGAAAATTCTGATGGCATGATGCCAAAATATCATGAGGAAAGAAAAAGATATTGTTTCTTCTAGGTTCACTACAGATATTTTGAGAGTAAAAAAGGGTCTCAACCTTAAAATACTATCACGTGTACCCCTCACAGCAATAAATCCAGAATTCAAAGGCTGATCTTTGTTGTTCCTGAAGGTAAGAGCCACATGGAAATCTTGGTACTTTTCAAATATCTGACCCAAGTCATCAATTACAGCAATATCCGAGTCCGAAAAGATGAAATGAGTTATACGCCCCTGCTCCTGCGACAGCTTCTCAAGCCTGATGTCGAGAAATGTCTACATAGAAAAATGGCAGTTTGGCAGCTAAATTAGGATAATGTTCTTCATAATTAAACTATAGGTTTAGGACTATAGGTTTAGGGTTTCTACCCGTAGTATAAGTTAACATCAAACTTTTCTACCTATATATATCAATACAATGTGCTCTTACAATGTAAGACCTGATTCTTTGAAGCATCAACTTGTCTCGGGAATATTCACCCTGAATGGGAAGTACAGTAACACTGTTTTGGTGCAGTGACAAATCAGATTCTGGATCAGTCAGAATAATAATATTGCTCTGAGGCATTCTCACCTGAAAGATTTTAATACAGAACCCCGTCAAATAGATGCTTCAAAGTAATCGACTCTAGGTGATGTATAACAAATACTCCAGAATAACAATACTCAATAGTTATCAATATCGAAGTTGTTCAATAGTCAATACCTAAGCTCCAAACATAACAAAACTTATTTATATAAGCATCATAAAAGAACATACGTAAGTAAAGCTTACCCCTTAAATGAATCCAACAACTCCGCTAATAAATTAAATCCTACTTCCTAAATTAGGTATAGAATACAGATTCTTCAAAAACTTACAAGAATGGACTCTATCACAAGGTTTCCTTTAATGAATGCAAGATACAAAATACAAAATACAAAATAGAACTAATCCTTTACGTTACAGTTGGACTTGCTCAGCCTGCCCGAAAAGTGAGAGGATTTAGGTATAAATATAAGCCCGAAAAATAGACTTAGAGCAAAAAAATACAAGGTCCGTTCAGAAAGTGGACCGGGCCTTGGGTAAGGCATTTTTTGCCCGGACCGGGCCCAACCCAGCCcgaatatgtaaaaaaaaaaaaactgcacctttttttgctttttttttacctttttttttcctgttttcttttttttttttttactattttgctatcatttcacCCTATCTTGATGTTATTAgatatacattttttttaaatttgttggaaaacatttattttaatgtttttagtattttttatgtattatatatttttaaaaaaattaatacaggCCAGATTGGGTCGGGCCTGGGTTTTGACATTTTATCCGGGCTGGGATTGGTAAAAGTTTATGCCCATTTTTCGGGCCAAAACATGCCCTGGCCTAGCAAACGAGTCTAAAATTTTGTTTGGGCCCAAACccagcccatgatcacctctagttACAATAATACCAAAGTACATTGGAAGATAAGTTAAAAAGCTCATAGATAACAGAATGTGGTCCTGAACTTCAAGCAATTTAACAGATATCTCTAGCAGACATTTCCAAAAGGAAGCCAGGTGCAGCTCTATCATGTTTAACTGAAGAGTTACCTGAATGAACTTAATGAACACATTCAAAATGGCCATAGATCGCTCTGGCTTACTATATGAAGCATTCCCAACAGTGACCAAGTTTGATGGTTTACCATCCGCAAGGGCATCGGGTGAGTTGTTGTAAATGGTAAAACAGTCACAAAGGCAATACCATCACCGACACTAGAGGCATGAGAAGGGTTTGAAAAATAGGTCTTGTTGAGAGCTTTAACTCCTGCAATACATTGAAAACATTAGAAATTCATAGAATACCACAGCAACAAAACTTAGGATCTGAGGGCTCAATAAAATTACTTTCATTAAACATTTGATTTCAATGGGAACATCATATATTTATGAACAaattagaaagaaaaaagaaaaggaatttGATGCCACAAATGTCTACAAAACAGACTCCTAATCACATAAAACAGTTATTATAGCATCTACAGTTTTTAGAAATGAATGCTAGTCTAATGTTCCCTTTATCAAATTAATGCGCTAGCAACAGCAAAATAGTCAAAACCTCGGCATTGCAAACGGTTGGGCAAGCCTTCTCCGGCAGCAGGTCCAAGAACCAGGTGATCAAATTTCTTGGTTATTTTCTTGGGGGCATCATCTCCTGATGAATGCTGAACATCAAACTTCTTCGTGTTTTCCTTGGGGGAATCTGTGACTGCTTGATTCTGGTGCAATTCCAGAACTGgaaacatgaaaaaaaaaaaaaaaagaatcatttTGATGTCTTCAATAACAAACAAAAAGGACATTAGAAGAACCCACAAGTGAATGATTTAGTAGCAAAGAGGAACAACCACCAGAAAATAAATGAGGAAGGATGAAAATAAGTGGGAAACAGAAAAGGAAACGACGCCATCCAACACAAGCTTTCATGCCTTAATCAATCTTTCAACAATAGTTATGATCTTCCAGCGCCAATTATCTTACTTTATCACGGGCTAGCTGCTGCATTATTTTGGGGGAGGAATTTTTCAAATGGCACCTCAAAGAATAGCCTAAGAACGGCTGcaacaaaaataaaattgaattacgAACGATTTGCAGAAATGAATTATTATGGATTGATCCAATACATGGTTTTTTCAAGCTAAATTTACAAGACCATTAACTCAAACATTTTGGAATCCGTGGGCATTAAGACAAATCATAACAAGAGATTCCAAATTAGAGCTATATTTTTAGAACTTTCAATAGCTAGAAGTAAATCAATTTCAGATCAggcataaaaaaaaattcacaagCATGCCAACAATTAATAATGGAAGCTTGAATCAAAGCAGAAGATGTCATGCTAAGTACAGAAAATAAGcaataggaaaaaaaaaaaaaaccttaacgaCGAGATGCAGTTGACAATAAAGAGAAGAAATGGAAGAGAAATCCAAACCTGAAGCAATTGGGTTCCTCGGGATGctattaaaggttaattttatttttattttttttttggggggggggggtggAGGTTAAGAAAAAGAGATTTCAATGTTCTTTGAGAGTTCACTGTTTTCCTTTTCCTTACTGTTTTCGCGATATATGTTACCTGATAGGCGGTGTTGTCTCTGTTAAGTTCACCCGCTTTCACCGTTTTGtttattaaaaatcaaaattgggATTTTTTTTATATACAGTGAAGTATATCAATTTTTCATTTatgtaaataattttttaattacaaTAACACGacaaaattgaaataattaatgcGATTCAAATTCAGATCAAATCTAGACCACACGACCacatgaaattaaaatattaaaagtagtatttaaattattaattcaaaTTAATTTCATCTTATATTGAATATAATA
Above is a genomic segment from Gossypium arboreum isolate Shixiya-1 chromosome 8, ASM2569848v2, whole genome shotgun sequence containing:
- the LOC108468077 gene encoding UDP-glucuronate 4-epimerase 3 — its product is MLKHIPSTPGKFKMEKSPYIHNKSRWHWHSSIMKLTFWSFIFLGLIFIFFFRSPSSNPIPQDPSRRSLRTHNWGGPAWEKGVRSSARIRSRNGISVLVTGAAGFVGTHVSTALKRRGDGVLGLDNFNDYYDPSLKRARQALLDRTGVFVVEGDINDSTLLRKLFEVVPFTHVMHLAAQAGVRYAMENPSSYVHSNIAGLVSLLEACKSANPQPAIVWASSSSVYGLNSKVPFSEKDRTDQPASLYAATKKAGEEIAHTYNHIYGLSLTALRFFTVYGPWGRPDMAYFFFTRDILKGKTISIFEVANHGTVARDFTYIDDIVKGCLAALDTAEKSTGSGGKKKGPAQFRVYNLGNTSPVPVSDLVSILERLLKVDAKRNVMKLPQNGDVRFTHANISLAQRELGYKPSTDLQTGLKKFVRWYLSYYSGGKKAAG
- the LOC108467741 gene encoding LOW QUALITY PROTEIN: uncharacterized protein LOC108467741 (The sequence of the model RefSeq protein was modified relative to this genomic sequence to represent the inferred CDS: inserted 1 base in 1 codon): MKACVGWRRFLFCFPLIFILPHLFSVLELHQNQAVTDSPKENTKKFDVQHSSGDDAPKKITKKFDHLVLGPAAGEGLPNRLQCRGVKALNKTYFSNPSHASSVGDGIAFVTXFTIYNNSPDALADGKPSNLVTVGNASYSKPERSMAILNVFIKFIQVRMPQSNIIILTDPESDLSLHQNSVTVLPIQGEYSRDKLMLQRIRSYITFLDIRLEKLSQEQGRITHFIFSDSDIAVIDDLGQIFEKYQDFHVALTFRNNKDQPLNSGFIAVRGTRDSILRARTFLQKVLEVYSSKYMKASRMLGDQLALFWVIKSDASFDAKRFSKAQAFIKEIGGASVLFLPCATYNWTPPEGAGQFHGMPLDVKVVHFKGSRKRLMLEAWNYFSSSADISDMLCLILKSGRTKYDF